Genomic DNA from bacterium:
ATGACCAAGCATTACACACAGATCGTTCAAAATGAATTAGCCAAAGCTCTTGCTCAAGTGGACTTCTAAAGTCGCAAAAATAGCGCAATCAGATTTATTTGTCGTTGTTTTATTATTACTTAAAGTAGTAACTCGCTGGTCTCACATACCAGAGGTCACTGGTTCAAATCCAGTATTGCCCACAATAATAACAGGCACTTGCATAGTTTTCATGCAAGTGCCTGTCCTGTTTTTAGGTGCAGAATTGGGCAGAAAACGACTCCCATCTTAACAAATTATTAACATTTACTCGTTTGTTTCAATCCACGCGCCCGCGCGGGGCGCGAAAGATCATCATAGCGGTGGTGCAGCGGGCAGCTCGAACTTTCCCTCGCTGGCCGTGTCCTCGCAGGTTGCCTTGATTTTGTTCAGAGCCTCGTTGTCCAGATCGGTCGGAGTGGATGCGACAAAGTCGTCACCCCATTCGTCCCCCAGGTAATACAGGGTGCGGACCGCCTTTTTCTGGTCCTTGCTCAAGTCTGCCCCGGGAATGATTTGATCCAGGACCTGGCCGAGTAGCTGCATCAACAGCTTGATTAGCCAATCCAGATTCACACCGATCCCCAAGAATTTGACTTTTAGTGGTTCCATAGCTTTTTCTCCTTTCTGGTTTAAGCTATTTCGTCCATGTAGCCCTAACTTTTTGAGCCACATATTTTTCATTTTGGAAAACGTCACCACCGTGGCGATAACGGATCACTTTATCAGTAAGGCCATAGAGGATAGCCATTACACCGGCGCTGATTACTGCCTCCCCGGCCACCTGCCCGATAACCGGGATGTATTGAAGTCCTGCACCGATCAGCACAACCAGGATTCCTCCAAGAGTCTTGGGCAAGAATTTTAGCATTTCAGGAATTTTCATGATTTACCTCTGATCAATGTCAATTATTTTTTCCTGTCAGCGACAATTAGAATTCCCGTTTTTGTTTAATGCCAAGGGGTAACGGAAGGAGCCCGGAGGGCGACTGGAGTTACCCCTTGGAGCCGCTGGTTTGCTCCTCTTCCAAAGGGTGCTGCTGGATTTTTTTCTGTGATGATTCAAGTCGGTAGCTGGGCAAATTGATCTCTATGATAATGCTGTGATGGACCAGGCGGTCGATCGCCGCGGCCGTTGTCATGGGATCTTTAAAGATCAGCTCCCACTGCGAAAAAGGCAAATTGCACGTCAGCATAATGCTTTTTTTCTCGTAGCGATCAGCTAAGAGCGTAAACAGCACTTCCATTTCTTCCCGGTCATATTGTACATAACCGAGGTCATCGATAATAAGGGCATCGTACCGGGATAGTTGTTTGAGAGTCCGGGCCAATTTCAGTTCTTTTTTAGCTGCCAAGAGCTCTTGTACCAGAAGGCTGCAGGGGCGAAAAAGTACGGGACGGCCATTTCGCACCAGTTCTTGTCCAAGCGCACAGAGAAGATGGGTTTTTCCGCTGCCCGGGTTGCCAAAAGCCAAAATATTCTCAGCACGATCCAGAAATGAGCCTTCCAGCAGCGCGCCCAATTGGGCGTTGACTTTCATCGGCAAGCGGTGCCGATCAAATTGGGCGAGACTTTTTTGCAGCGGCAAACGAGATACTTTCAGCATGCGTGCAATCTTTTTCTGCTCGCGGCTCTCGGTTTCCCGGCTGATCAAGTCCAGGAGAAATTGTTCATAGCTCCAGCCTTCTTGTCTGGCCATATCGGCGGCTTGACGATATTCTTGTTGCATGGCAGGCAATCGCAGCGATTTCAGCGCTGGAGCAATTTGTGAGTGAATGGATGCTTTCATTGCCCAGCCACCTCTTCCAGAAGCGTGTCATAAACTTTCAAGACGACCGCATCTACATGGACTGAGATATGGCGAGGCAAGGTGTTGACAGCGTCCTTGACGATTCCAGCAATTTCTTCCAGTACGATCGGTTCATTGTTATCAAGTTTTGCCGCCAATACCGAATCGACGGCGGTTTCATTTTCCCGGGCTGCTAATTGCAAAAGATGCAGATAGGTTTTGACTCCCTTGTAACCTGATTGTTCTTTGAGAAGATCGTAGACGACCCGGAATCGATGGGTCGGAAAAAGCTCATCGCGGTAGCAGTAATGCTCAAAAGCGCCCGGCTTACGTACAAGAGAATCAATGATATGTCGGTATTGTATATGGCTCTGGTCCCGCCCGCGCAGCCGGGGCAGACTGTCTATTTTGCATCGGCCGTAGTATATTTCCAGCGTATCGGCATAGATGAAAACATCGATCCATTCATCGCAAAGACGACTGTCTACCGAGTAGGTATTATTTAAAACACGAATCGTGCCACTCTGCCGTACTCGCACCCGAATTTGCTTGACCGAATTTAGCCGGCGCTTGGGCAACCGGTGCATGACCATCAGCTCTTGTAGAAGTTTTTTCTGTCTGCCAGCATTGCGCTGTTTGATCAGCACCTGTAAGAATTGCTCATATTCGTCGCGTGTAGTAAAATCCCGGCTGCCGCGCAATATAAGTTCCTGATCAACCGCAGTTTTTAAGCGGTAATGGCTTTGTTCGACGTCGCCATTTTCGTTAGGCTGACCGGTTTGGATCTTGAGGCCTTGCATGCCATAATGATCCAGTACAGCTTGCCAGGAGCGGGTAAACTGCTCCAGATTATTCAGATTATTGACAGCCGCTGACAATCGATCTGTCCGGTGCTTTCTGGGTGCTCCCCCCAATTTCCACAACGCATTCTCAAACCCGGTCTGCAACGATTCAAAACTCTCGCAAAAACAGATCGTACAGGTTTCCCAATTGGAGTAGGTCAGCACAAAATGATAGAGCAAGTGCCGGAATAACTCACCGCAGATGGTAATGCCCAGATCATCCATGTGGGTAAAGTCCGACTGGCTAAGTTCGCCAGGCGTATGGATTTGGTTAAAATAGATCTCTTTGGCAGGACCTTCGGTCGCTCGCCAGCTCTTCAGCCGGCGCTGCAACGTACGCAACTGGCCATCAGAAAACCGGCCAGGATACCTCCGCTGCAACCAGGCAAACAGAGTTTTCGCTTGCAGGCGCGAATCATTCTCCACGAACCGTTGTACTTCAGTCCATACTTCGGCAAACGGATCTTCGCGCGTGCGCCAGGTGTGCGGAGCACGACTATCACTGGGCAATTTACCCGATCTGAGATACTTGCGCGCAGTCTTCTCATCCATCTCTGCCATGGATGCCGCATTTGTCAAAGAACGGCCACGTGTTTTCAATTTTATCAATCTCCTGACTTGACGATCGCTTACCATCCAGGCCTCCTTCTCTATCGGTCACCTTGGATAGTATAGCAATTCCTGATCTTCTATACAGGAATTTTAATTGTCGTCACCCAGGAATTATAAATGTCGTTAATCATACCTCATTCCAAAGAGTCGTTTATACCACGGTCGATGCGGTTCAGGCGGATCAATAAAGTCAATAGGCAGCATCGAGTCAACCGGGGTTTCATTTTCCACCGGTGTGTTCCATAGCCTGATTTCAGCCTCCCTTCTGTTTTGCAGCCCTTTGCTGACTTTATCATTGACGTAGACCCAACGGCGCATTTCCTTTGGCACACGATCGAGCCTTCCGGCATTGATAACCTGCAAAACGGTGCTGTTCCTGAAGCGGGTGCAGCCGATGTTGAAGACAAACGAAACCAGCGCATCGAACTGGTTTTGATTCAGCGGGACCTGCACGGCCTGATTGACGGTATCAACCGGCACCTGCAAGTCCTGCTTTAGCAGTTCAATGCAGAGTTCCTCGGTCAGACCGTTATAAATGATGTAGGGTTCTCCGCCGATCCAGATCTTGCCGGAGACGTTTTCAGTCCTGGTTAACAGGTGGCCTATGCCGATGGTCGGCAAGCCGGCCTGATCGTCATAGACGGTCAGCCGGCAGCCTTCCAGTTTTTTAATCAGGGCGATACCTTTAAACGATATTTTCATAGTTGACCGGCACTTCTTTAAATATTATGAATATGGCATCAGCTTGTGGGATGGTCATGAGTTCCTTGACTGATTTGATGGATTAATAAGTGATCGGAGCGGGAGTCTCTTCATCGGAATAATATTCCACCAGACTCCGACCTGAGTACCTGTTAGTCCATACCCAGGATTGCGAATAACCATATCCAGCGTAGGTATGCCCAGCGATTCCGCTTATCCATGCGCACGTCGGGCCTTCGGCATATACTGAATTATAGCCTTCCTTCCAGATTTGGTCACTGTCGCAATTATAATTATCGCAGTCCTCAACATAGGAATAGACCTCAGCCTCGCACCAAAGCCCAGTATAATAGGCGTTTGCGACGCCGGTATTTCCGCAATATACTTTTGGTGCTGACTTGTAAAGAGTTACCTCTGCTTCAGCCGTTCCACCGGCCGGGGCCTGCACAGCAAAACCGCTGGCAAGTACCAATATCAAGCTGATCAATAGAACGAGGATTAAATTTTTCATGGCCTTTACTCCTTGCTTTGATTAGGATCTTTGCTATTGTGCTGTCTGACCTTGGCCGCCTTATATAGTGAAGTGCATCCATTCGAAAATAAAACGGTCCTGGGTTTCAGTAGATAATACTCATTGAATAGGCCATCCCTGCCGATGCCCCAAAATGTAATCATTGAGCTTATATCCCTCCGGATCACAGAGTCTTTATCAACTATCTCGAAACCAACTGAGACACGGGTCGAATTCATTAAAGTCGCCGAACCCTCCTTTATCGTTTTCCCTTGACGTTCAAGACGATAGAATACTTGCAGCTTGTCGAATTCTCGAGTATCTCCGCGGACTGTAATGGCCACATGAAATGAATCGACAGTAGAATGGTAATGCAAATGGTAGCCAAGCGCCCCTTCATTCATATCTCCTCGGTAAGAGGAGGTCAGGGCCAGAAGCGAAACCAGTCCGCAAAGCAGCGCTATTATCAGGTTCTTTTTCATACTGGCTACCATTTGCATAAACCACAGATCACCGCAGCATAAAGATTTTCAGGGTCTGCCTGGCGCCGCCGGCATTGATCTGGCAGAAGTAGACTCCGGTCGGAACCTGCAGCCCTGCCTGGTTCCTTCCGCTCCATGTGACAATGTGAGTGCCGGCGCTTCTCTCCCCGTTCACCAGCTCTATGACTTTTTGTCCGAGCATGTTGTAAACCGTAATTGTTGCCAGCCCCTTCTGCGCCAGCTTGAACTGGATCCGGCTCTCAGAGTTGAAGGGATTCGGGAAAGCAGAGACCTCGACAGACTGTTTTTCCGCCGGCGTAGCCTCCTCTTTTCCTGCAGGGAGGCTCTCCGGATGGTCAAGCCCCTCAATCAGGGAGGCGAGGATGAGCGGATCAGTGTCCTGGTTGGCTTTCGTGAGCACTTCAATCGCTTTCTCCTTCTGGCCATTCGACGCGAGCCCGGCCGCAAACGTCAGAGCCATGGCTTTTTCAAATGCCGTGCCTTGATATCTATTGAGCAGCGCTTCATCCGGAATGCCCTTTTGACTGTCATACCGGACTTGCCACTGATCCAGCGCGAATCGAACGGCATCGTGCATTTTATCGTATTTGCCGACATTGTTGATCACCTTCTGGCCTTCTTCTTTGCTCAAATTCCCAAGCAAGAGATCAAGCGGCCGGGCGGCGAACTCGGAATCGATATTCTCCACTACCAGCGTAGTCAGCGCTTTAGCATGGCTGAAGGTGGCCCCATTTGCCAACGCCCTTTTAATCTCGACGTATTGGCGCATCGGAGTGTTCGTTATTTTTGGAATATCAAAATCAGGGCCTGCATCTGGGGCAGAGCCGAGCTTATTGGCGCGATCTACCGAACCATAGAACCAATCGGTGTCCGGGGTGGGGCAATCGTAGAAATAACAGCTCCGGGCATAAACGGTCGTACCGGTTGCATTATAGATATAATCCTTTGTATTGTCGGAACCTTTTGTGAAGCTGTTATTACCCGGATCTTCAGCTGTGCCGAGTTCGAGGTAGCCATTATAGACATAAACCCGTTTATTGGTGATCGACGAATCCCAAAAATTGTACCCATTGCTTTCTCCCTCAAAAACCGGCGAGCCATTGGCAAGAAAAAGCCCATAAGTAGCATCTTTGAAAGAATCATGACCATAGTGACCTCCGGAAGAAGTTGCATAGATATAGACCGCGTAGTCGTCACCACCAATATAATTATTTGTAATAACTGGCCATGCGCCACTCCCGGTCACATAAATTCCGTAGGAATCATTACCAGAGATGACATTATCACTAATTGTTGGATCGGCTTGATCAATGTAAATTCCAGTTACACCGTAATAAAGGACACATCCAAGAATATGAGAACTTGAGGATGCTGTCGAACTGAATTTAATTCCTGACCAATAGCCGGACGCTTCTTTGCGTGTGAAATTGCAGGAATCGGCTTTAAGTGTGCCATTTATAATAAGCTCCGCTTTTGTGGAACTTGTGCCCGATGACCGATCATCGTAATTGGTGCGGAAATACATTATCGTGCCCGGCAAGACTTCCATTGTTTTTCCAGAAGCGACTGTGAGATCGCCATTAACATTGATTTTCCCGAGCATCCAGGTATTGACATCGAGAGTTCCACCCGTGGTCCAGATAGTTGGAGTCTTCGAAGCGTCATCTTTGGTGAAGGCAATGAACAACGGCCGGGCTGTGGTGGTAAACGTCGTGTAGGTATTTCCTGATAGAGTTGTCGTCGAGAACCATCCTGTGTTCGGAGCATAAGCACTCACACGAATCGAGCCAACATCAGAGCCTGTATAGGCAATAACTGAAGGGGATGAAACTGAAATATAGCTGGATGGAGCGACTTCGCTTGTTGAAGCGTCGGTATACCTAACGGATGTGGATGGATCTCCAACATATTCATTGTAGACGTCGTTCCAGGATCTGTTGACAGCTCCCCAAGTGTTATATTTTTCTGTGCATAAACTATCAGACTTTCGATAAGCCCATCCTCCTGAGATATAGGCGTCTACCGGGTCGCCGCCTCCTCCAGTTGCTAGTCCAGTCGCGCCAATAGGCCCTTCTAATGAAGAGTTGGTTTGACAAACGAGCCTGTCAAGGAGACTCCAGTAGTCAACGTTTGCTGTAGGTGGCTTCCGATAAAGTAAGAATCTTGCTACGTCACAAGAGTGCGCTATATAAAATTGATGGCCGTCAAAAGACGCAAGTGGGAGATCAGTCGTACTATAATGGTACTTATGGCCGCCATTAAAATCATGCCAGCCTGCCGAGTCACCATGGCATGACACAAAATTGATTGAGTATTTTGCGAACCGTTTTTCGAGCGAGTCGTGATATGCTGAGCCAGTCCAGTTAACATATGGCTCATCTTCGAACATAAGAGTGTCAAAATTTGTCCAACTATTATATGCAAACGCCCAAGCATGGGTACGCCCAGTTAGGCTAAGGTCGAGGTAGGCTGTGGAAAATAATGTCCGCTTAGGATCCTGGTTATGAGGATTGAATTCGTAAGAAAGAAGTTTTTTCAGTACTGCCTCTCCACCGGATTCAGCTACAAGCCGGCCAAGAATTAGATTTTGCGTTTTCTTCTTCGAAAGAGTGCTGGTATCATGCGCAGAATAGTTATATGAATCAAAATAGTCAGACCTCACAGGTTCAGGATAAATAGAAGTACACAACAAGTTGGCTGGGATTTCTGATCCTTTCCCAAGTAAGAAGACGAAGTTGTCGTTGCCAGGCCACCAAGTTTCATGAATCCACTTCCAAACATGGAGCGAATCGCGGACCGCGAGAGAGTCGGCCTTTTTGATCGTGACATCAAAGCCTTCGAGCGATTTCCACATCTTATACTGGTAGACATAGTTATCGAAGCGAGAAGCTGAGATGATCGCCAAATCCTTACCCTTGGCGAAGAGTGACCCTGCGCAAAGCATCAGCGCACAGGTGAGAAGAAGGACAATAGCTCTTTTCATGGTTAATCCTTTCTGCACTAAAATGTTTTTTCCGTACTTATAGGTGACGCTCTGCTGGAGGATCTCCCATGAAAAAAATAATGCTCGCAACATTAATAATTATAATCCTACAGCCAACTTTTACTCAAGCTCAATCATCACACCTCCTCTCGATCGATAATTTTTTCCCTTGTACGACTGGTAACATGTGGGTTTTTCAAGATCCGCACGATCAAACAGGTTTCACATTCCATGGGTGTTATATCCTTGACAAATTTAAAAACGATTCTTTAGCATTTGTCCTTGCCATAGGGCTCGCCGAGAATTTCTACCCTACTAAGCCTAACACTTGCAATGCCCTCTGGATGACTATTCAAATAAGACCACCTTTTGCCATTGACAAAGGTGAGTATATTGAATATGACGATGAGTTACT
This window encodes:
- the istB gene encoding IS21-like element helper ATPase IstB → MKASIHSQIAPALKSLRLPAMQQEYRQAADMARQEGWSYEQFLLDLISRETESREQKKIARMLKVSRLPLQKSLAQFDRHRLPMKVNAQLGALLEGSFLDRAENILAFGNPGSGKTHLLCALGQELVRNGRPVLFRPCSLLVQELLAAKKELKLARTLKQLSRYDALIIDDLGYVQYDREEMEVLFTLLADRYEKKSIMLTCNLPFSQWELIFKDPMTTAAAIDRLVHHSIIIEINLPSYRLESSQKKIQQHPLEEEQTSGSKG
- a CDS encoding T9SS type A sorting domain-containing protein — its product is MKRAIVLLLTCALMLCAGSLFAKGKDLAIISASRFDNYVYQYKMWKSLEGFDVTIKKADSLAVRDSLHVWKWIHETWWPGNDNFVFLLGKGSEIPANLLCTSIYPEPVRSDYFDSYNYSAHDTSTLSKKKTQNLILGRLVAESGGEAVLKKLLSYEFNPHNQDPKRTLFSTAYLDLSLTGRTHAWAFAYNSWTNFDTLMFEDEPYVNWTGSAYHDSLEKRFAKYSINFVSCHGDSAGWHDFNGGHKYHYSTTDLPLASFDGHQFYIAHSCDVARFLLYRKPPTANVDYWSLLDRLVCQTNSSLEGPIGATGLATGGGGDPVDAYISGGWAYRKSDSLCTEKYNTWGAVNRSWNDVYNEYVGDPSTSVRYTDASTSEVAPSSYISVSSPSVIAYTGSDVGSIRVSAYAPNTGWFSTTTLSGNTYTTFTTTARPLFIAFTKDDASKTPTIWTTGGTLDVNTWMLGKINVNGDLTVASGKTMEVLPGTIMYFRTNYDDRSSGTSSTKAELIINGTLKADSCNFTRKEASGYWSGIKFSSTASSSSHILGCVLYYGVTGIYIDQADPTISDNVISGNDSYGIYVTGSGAWPVITNNYIGGDDYAVYIYATSSGGHYGHDSFKDATYGLFLANGSPVFEGESNGYNFWDSSITNKRVYVYNGYLELGTAEDPGNNSFTKGSDNTKDYIYNATGTTVYARSCYFYDCPTPDTDWFYGSVDRANKLGSAPDAGPDFDIPKITNTPMRQYVEIKRALANGATFSHAKALTTLVVENIDSEFAARPLDLLLGNLSKEEGQKVINNVGKYDKMHDAVRFALDQWQVRYDSQKGIPDEALLNRYQGTAFEKAMALTFAAGLASNGQKEKAIEVLTKANQDTDPLILASLIEGLDHPESLPAGKEEATPAEKQSVEVSAFPNPFNSESRIQFKLAQKGLATITVYNMLGQKVIELVNGERSAGTHIVTWSGRNQAGLQVPTGVYFCQINAGGARQTLKIFMLR
- a CDS encoding lysozyme; the protein is MKISFKGIALIKKLEGCRLTVYDDQAGLPTIGIGHLLTRTENVSGKIWIGGEPYIIYNGLTEELCIELLKQDLQVPVDTVNQAVQVPLNQNQFDALVSFVFNIGCTRFRNSTVLQVINAGRLDRVPKEMRRWVYVNDKVSKGLQNRREAEIRLWNTPVENETPVDSMLPIDFIDPPEPHRPWYKRLFGMRYD
- the istA gene encoding IS21 family transposase, encoding MVSDRQVRRLIKLKTRGRSLTNAASMAEMDEKTARKYLRSGKLPSDSRAPHTWRTREDPFAEVWTEVQRFVENDSRLQAKTLFAWLQRRYPGRFSDGQLRTLQRRLKSWRATEGPAKEIYFNQIHTPGELSQSDFTHMDDLGITICGELFRHLLYHFVLTYSNWETCTICFCESFESLQTGFENALWKLGGAPRKHRTDRLSAAVNNLNNLEQFTRSWQAVLDHYGMQGLKIQTGQPNENGDVEQSHYRLKTAVDQELILRGSRDFTTRDEYEQFLQVLIKQRNAGRQKKLLQELMVMHRLPKRRLNSVKQIRVRVRQSGTIRVLNNTYSVDSRLCDEWIDVFIYADTLEIYYGRCKIDSLPRLRGRDQSHIQYRHIIDSLVRKPGAFEHYCYRDELFPTHRFRVVYDLLKEQSGYKGVKTYLHLLQLAARENETAVDSVLAAKLDNNEPIVLEEIAGIVKDAVNTLPRHISVHVDAVVLKVYDTLLEEVAGQ